From Deinococcus betulae, the proteins below share one genomic window:
- a CDS encoding FAD-dependent oxidoreductase, producing MNIAVIGAGIAGASAAYCLARGGASVTVVDAGAHTASQVPSALVNPVRGQSGGVDPQALAGMGFTWRLVRDLEAQGFAVPHGQSGVLRPVPDDKARARFERNLPPDLARAWLRPEDSPEPLAPGWAHVLSLPGGGWLDGRALTAALLAASGARVVQDRASGWNAQEVHCPRAGQLKADAVVFCGGSAGVAWAGEAATHRMGTLLTLDRAVTQTPVSFGAYLAPAREGGVLGATFETPAPTWHPEALPLPSLGWLLGKGLRLTDLRGAQVTGRWTGSRLSGVSTGRQPDGTWRLTGLGSKGFLLGPLLARDLAAQLLASRAG from the coding sequence TTGAACATTGCCGTTATCGGGGCCGGTATCGCCGGGGCGTCGGCCGCCTACTGTCTGGCGCGGGGTGGGGCCAGCGTGACGGTGGTGGATGCGGGCGCCCACACGGCCAGCCAGGTGCCCAGCGCGCTGGTCAACCCGGTGCGGGGGCAATCGGGCGGGGTGGACCCACAGGCGCTGGCAGGCATGGGCTTTACCTGGAGGCTGGTGAGGGACCTGGAGGCGCAGGGCTTTGCCGTGCCGCACGGCCAGAGCGGCGTCTTGCGCCCGGTGCCAGACGATAAGGCGCGCGCCCGCTTTGAACGGAACCTGCCGCCCGACTTGGCCCGCGCCTGGCTACGCCCGGAAGATTCGCCGGAGCCTCTGGCCCCTGGCTGGGCGCATGTGCTGTCTCTCCCAGGCGGCGGCTGGCTGGACGGCCGGGCCTTGACGGCGGCGCTGCTGGCGGCCAGTGGCGCGCGGGTCGTGCAGGACAGGGCGTCAGGGTGGAATGCTCAGGAGGTTCACTGCCCCAGGGCCGGCCAGCTGAAGGCCGACGCGGTGGTGTTCTGCGGGGGCTCGGCAGGCGTGGCCTGGGCGGGCGAGGCGGCCACGCACCGCATGGGCACGCTGCTGACGCTGGACCGCGCGGTCACGCAGACCCCCGTGAGTTTCGGGGCTTACCTGGCTCCGGCCAGGGAAGGGGGCGTCCTGGGCGCCACGTTTGAGACGCCCGCCCCCACCTGGCACCCTGAGGCGCTGCCCCTCCCTTCTCTGGGCTGGCTGCTGGGCAAGGGCCTGCGGCTGACAGACCTGCGAGGGGCGCAGGTGACCGGCCGCTGGACTGGCTCGCGGCTCTCGGGGGTGAGCACAGGACGGCAGCCGGACGGCACCTGGCGGCTGACGGGGCTGGGCAGCAAGGGCTTCTTGCTGGGGCCGCTGCTGGCCCGAGACCTGGCGGCTCAGCTGCTCGCGTCACGCGCCGGGTAA
- the mnmD gene encoding tRNA (5-methylaminomethyl-2-thiouridine)(34)-methyltransferase MnmD, producing the protein MTRDETPAFAVLLTPDGSRTAHSARYGEAYGSRHGAAAQARHVFVEGTGTHDHPAPRVLEVGFGLGVNFRATVADAAARGAPLHYRAYEFDPAPRAVLRAVAGEDGQGADHPVWAALLAAWPEEGGGRGELEVEAAGIRATVTFADVLSADLPPGWATALYLDGFSPSRNPEVWTPDFVTRLAGTLTPGGVLGTYSAAGHVRRALTAAGLRVERRPGAPGKRECLRAVQAAGHEVRAAGDTTP; encoded by the coding sequence ATGACCCGCGATGAGACGCCCGCCTTTGCCGTGCTGCTGACCCCAGACGGTTCGCGCACCGCCCACAGCGCCCGCTACGGCGAGGCCTACGGGTCCCGGCACGGCGCGGCGGCCCAGGCGCGGCATGTCTTTGTGGAAGGCACCGGCACGCATGACCATCCGGCCCCCCGCGTGCTAGAGGTGGGCTTCGGGCTGGGCGTCAATTTCCGGGCGACGGTTGCCGACGCGGCGGCCAGGGGCGCGCCGCTGCACTACCGCGCCTACGAATTTGACCCCGCCCCGCGTGCGGTGCTGCGGGCGGTGGCCGGGGAAGACGGCCAGGGGGCCGACCACCCCGTCTGGGCGGCACTGCTGGCCGCCTGGCCAGAGGAGGGCGGCGGACGCGGTGAACTGGAGGTTGAGGCAGCGGGCATTCGGGCCACGGTGACTTTTGCCGATGTCCTGAGCGCCGACCTGCCGCCGGGATGGGCCACCGCCCTGTATCTGGACGGCTTTTCGCCGTCGCGCAATCCAGAGGTCTGGACCCCCGACTTCGTGACGCGGCTGGCGGGCACGCTGACCCCTGGCGGCGTGCTGGGTACCTACAGCGCGGCCGGGCATGTGCGCCGGGCGCTGACGGCGGCGGGGCTGCGGGTCGAGCGGCGCCCAGGCGCGCCCGGCAAGCGGGAGTGCTTGCGGGCCGTCCAGGCGGCGGGTCATGAGGTGCGGGCCGCAGGAGACACAACGCCTTGA
- a CDS encoding class I SAM-dependent methyltransferase produces MSLPLNVIIGAGSQAWPGWLPTQRGQLDLNNRASFEHYFGDRRADAFLCEHVWEHLTLEQGQAAAQLCFDFLKPGGFLRCAVPDANFPDEAYQRTVQVGGPGPADHPAADHQIVYDACQFKAVFEGAGFEVELLEYCDEQGRFHYHGWDVTAGPIYRSLMLDHRNRDGKLGCVSIILDARKPEEA; encoded by the coding sequence ATGAGCCTCCCCCTGAACGTCATCATCGGCGCTGGAAGTCAGGCCTGGCCCGGTTGGCTCCCCACGCAACGAGGCCAGCTCGACCTCAACAACCGCGCGAGCTTTGAACACTATTTCGGTGATCGCCGCGCCGATGCGTTTCTGTGTGAGCATGTCTGGGAGCACCTCACACTCGAACAGGGGCAAGCGGCCGCGCAGCTCTGTTTCGACTTTCTCAAACCAGGCGGCTTCCTCCGCTGCGCGGTTCCTGACGCGAATTTTCCAGATGAGGCGTATCAACGCACCGTGCAGGTCGGTGGCCCTGGCCCAGCCGATCACCCCGCCGCCGATCACCAGATCGTATATGACGCCTGCCAGTTCAAGGCCGTATTTGAGGGCGCGGGCTTTGAGGTGGAGCTGCTGGAATACTGCGATGAGCAGGGCCGCTTTCATTACCACGGCTGGGACGTTACGGCGGGGCCGATCTACCGCTCACTGATGCTTGACCACCGCAACCGTGACGGCAAGCTCGGCTGTGTCTCCATCATCCTGGACGCCAGGAAACCCGAAGAGGCGTGA
- a CDS encoding elongation factor G, which produces MPIRVVSLAAHSGAGKTTLAEALLHRSGAISRPGRVEDGTTHSDHTDAEKAHGFSIQTSVLRLPHAGTDLTVLDTPGYADFVREIRGGIRAADSALVLVSAVGGVEVGTERVWATADRFAMPRLVAVNKMDRDRADFYAVLADLKASLPGPVAAAWVPLGQGADFRGVVNVLTGEASPPQDVPPTVQAEVRAAREALTDAIVETDDDLMTRYLDGEEVGTGELQAALTRAVHAGTLYPVLPVSAVTGVGLDSLLDLLVTGLRSAQERGPLTGVDGQTREPSPDAPFSARVWRVSVDPFVGKLAYVRVWSGTLRPGDTVQNTTQGAEVRVAHLYIPSGKDLTEVAELPAGSIGVLTKLPDLHAGDTLADPAQPVQYDPLWLPDPAHTVAIHPTTRADEDKLGAALARLREEDPTLHSTREPQTGEQLLSGMGDMHLGIAVEKLSALGVNVTTSAPRIPYRETIHARSEAQGKHRKQSGGHGQYGDCRLRIEPGDGFGFRSAVVGGAIPGKYLPSIEKGVQDAMQKGSLAGYPLQDLHVTVLDGSYHDVDSSDIAFRTAGSLALKNALEGARPGLLEPVVQLRVRAPASFTGDLISDLQTRRARVQGMDTSGTVMTVTATVPQAELQNYSADLRSLTGDRGAFSVKPQGYQPVPDHIAKKIIEERKGELAGT; this is translated from the coding sequence GTGCCCATTCGCGTTGTCAGTCTCGCCGCGCACAGCGGCGCCGGAAAAACCACGCTGGCCGAGGCCTTGCTGCACCGCAGCGGGGCCATTTCGCGCCCTGGCCGCGTGGAGGACGGCACCACCCACAGCGACCACACCGACGCCGAAAAGGCCCACGGGTTTTCCATTCAGACAAGTGTGCTGCGCCTGCCCCACGCCGGAACTGACCTCACGGTGCTGGACACACCGGGTTACGCGGACTTTGTGCGCGAGATTCGGGGCGGGATTCGTGCCGCCGACTCGGCCCTGGTGCTGGTGAGTGCCGTGGGCGGCGTGGAGGTCGGCACCGAGCGTGTGTGGGCCACCGCCGACCGCTTTGCCATGCCGCGCCTCGTGGCCGTGAACAAGATGGACCGTGACCGCGCCGACTTCTACGCGGTGCTGGCCGACCTGAAAGCCAGTCTGCCGGGGCCGGTGGCCGCCGCCTGGGTGCCGCTGGGTCAGGGGGCCGACTTCCGGGGGGTGGTAAACGTCCTGACCGGCGAGGCCAGCCCGCCCCAGGATGTGCCCCCCACCGTGCAGGCCGAGGTGCGCGCCGCTCGGGAGGCCCTGACCGACGCCATTGTCGAAACCGACGACGACCTGATGACCCGCTACCTGGACGGTGAAGAGGTGGGCACGGGGGAATTGCAGGCCGCCTTGACCCGCGCGGTGCATGCAGGCACCCTCTACCCGGTGCTGCCTGTCAGTGCCGTGACCGGGGTGGGGCTGGACAGCCTGCTGGACCTGCTGGTCACAGGGTTGCGCTCGGCGCAGGAGCGTGGCCCGTTAACAGGAGTAGACGGCCAGACGCGGGAGCCTTCTCCAGACGCGCCGTTCAGTGCGCGCGTCTGGCGGGTGTCGGTGGACCCCTTTGTGGGCAAGCTGGCCTACGTGCGGGTCTGGAGCGGCACCCTGCGCCCCGGCGACACGGTGCAGAACACCACCCAGGGCGCCGAAGTGCGGGTGGCCCACCTGTATATCCCCAGTGGCAAGGACCTGACCGAGGTAGCCGAGTTGCCGGCGGGCAGCATCGGCGTGCTGACCAAACTGCCGGACCTGCACGCCGGCGACACCCTGGCCGACCCGGCACAGCCTGTGCAGTATGACCCCCTGTGGCTGCCGGACCCCGCGCATACGGTGGCCATTCACCCGACGACGCGCGCCGACGAGGACAAGCTGGGGGCCGCCCTGGCCCGGCTGCGCGAGGAAGACCCCACCCTGCACTCCACGCGGGAGCCGCAGACGGGCGAACAGCTGCTGTCAGGCATGGGCGACATGCACCTGGGCATTGCGGTCGAGAAGCTCTCGGCCCTGGGGGTCAACGTGACCACCAGCGCGCCGCGCATTCCGTACCGCGAGACCATTCACGCCCGCAGCGAGGCCCAGGGCAAGCACCGCAAGCAGAGTGGCGGGCACGGTCAGTATGGAGACTGCCGCCTGCGCATCGAACCCGGCGACGGCTTTGGCTTTCGCAGCGCGGTGGTGGGGGGCGCCATTCCGGGCAAGTACCTGCCCAGCATCGAAAAAGGTGTGCAGGACGCCATGCAAAAAGGCTCGTTGGCCGGCTACCCGCTGCAGGACCTGCACGTGACAGTGCTGGACGGCAGCTATCACGACGTGGACAGCAGTGACATTGCCTTTCGCACGGCGGGCAGCCTGGCCCTGAAAAACGCTCTGGAAGGCGCCCGGCCGGGGCTGTTAGAGCCGGTGGTGCAGTTGAGGGTAAGGGCGCCCGCCAGTTTTACCGGCGACCTGATCAGTGACCTGCAAACCCGGCGCGCGCGCGTGCAGGGCATGGATACCAGCGGCACAGTCATGACGGTGACCGCCACCGTGCCCCAGGCCGAGCTGCAAAACTACAGCGCCGACCTCCGTTCGCTGACCGGCGACCGGGGGGCGTTTAGCGTGAAACCCCAAGGCTATCAGCCGGTGCCAGACCACATTGCCAAGAAAATTATTGAGGAGCGGAAAGGGGAGTTGGCGGGGACGTGA
- a CDS encoding chloramphenicol phosphotransferase CPT family protein, translating into MSPSLILVNGASSAGKSTLCRALRDALPGAFLHFSLDFFMFDAQVLPRTPEGRLRDWATLRPRVFEGFHRCLPALLTAGNDLVVDYIIETPAMWAEFSAQLAGFDVFLVGVQCPVEELERREIARGDRGLGDARRDAETVHTFTAYDLTLDCAAPLAQNVARVSQAWQNREAGASRAFLGERPPSPSS; encoded by the coding sequence ATGAGCCCGTCTCTGATTCTGGTCAATGGCGCCTCCAGCGCGGGCAAGAGCACCCTCTGCCGGGCGTTGCGTGACGCCCTGCCCGGCGCTTTTTTGCACTTCAGCCTGGATTTTTTTATGTTCGACGCCCAGGTGCTGCCCCGCACCCCGGAAGGCCGCCTGCGCGACTGGGCCACGCTGCGCCCCAGGGTCTTTGAAGGGTTCCACCGCTGCCTGCCGGCCCTGCTGACCGCCGGCAACGACCTTGTGGTGGACTACATCATCGAGACGCCGGCCATGTGGGCTGAGTTCTCTGCGCAGTTGGCGGGGTTCGATGTGTTTCTGGTGGGGGTGCAGTGCCCAGTTGAGGAGCTGGAGCGGCGAGAAATCGCGCGCGGCGACCGGGGTCTGGGGGACGCCCGGCGCGACGCCGAAACCGTTCATACCTTTACGGCCTACGACCTGACGCTCGACTGCGCGGCTCCGCTGGCGCAGAACGTGGCGCGCGTCAGCCAGGCGTGGCAGAACAGAGAGGCGGGCGCCTCCAGGGCTTTCCTAGGAGAGCGCCCGCCCAGCCCGTCCTCTTAA